Genomic DNA from Peribacillus simplex:
GTCTTCAATGTCCCGATCACGAAACCGGAATTCGAAATGCTAACTGAAGCCGGCCAGCATTGGAAGGACGCCATGGACCACCCAGAACAGACAAAGCCTCAAATGGTTGGAAAGAAAATACCTGGAGCCGTTGGAGACAGCACACTGACACGGATGTATACAAAACGTCATCAGGAGGAATACAACCGTAATAGGAACAAGACAAGAAGGATTTGTGACCGGGAGTTCGGAGATGAAGATCGGACAGGAAAGCAGTGTGACGAATATCCTTTCGCTTCCACCTGGGAAGGTTCATCGACGAACGGATCGGATAATTTTTCGGTAAGAATGATTTCCGCTGATTCGAACGGTGCTGCAGGTACATGGCTCGGTGCCTGGTACGCCTATGACCGGATTCTGGATGGGGACGCTTTTAATGTGGAGGTCGAAGCTCCCGAGAAAATCGCGACGATTCGATCGGAAGGTCAGCCTCAGGACGGCCAGGATAACCGATCGAGTGATAACTTCACGATTGGGAACATCCCTACTTACGCGACCAAGTTACAATGGAAAATCGTCGACGGCCCTAAAGATGCAAAATTCGATGTCATGAAAGACATCAGCTTCGGTATCGACGAAACGATCTTCTATGATCTTACAGACGGGTCCGAGTCAGAAATCAAAACGAGTGAAGATTTCTACATCGCCAGACCGGAAAACACCAATGGAGAAAGCTTCACTGTCGAAGTCTATGCAATCCCCTAATAATAGAAGTTTAGTTGAATAAAAGACGAAGGCTAGTCAAAAGAGCTTGGACTCCAATCTAAGCTCTTTTGACTAGGTATTTATAGTGACTGCCTCCATCATATCCCCGATAACGAAATAAGCAAATTATGTATTATTCACGGATAACATTCCAATTCATTTTCAAGCTTGTTAGAAACACTCCTTAATTCTCTTCTACATTTAATCCACTATGGTTCTTGTTTCACTAATCTGATACGTTGTTTTTTCAAAGCTACCACTTTTATCCCCCCAATGACAACTTTATTTCTTGTTTTTTTCCTCCTTTGTATCCTTTAAAGAGAAAGAAGTATGTATTACAATATATCAATAGTTATAAAATGTCATTTTAGTCAATGATTACATATCACTAATAGGGGGCTAAGAGGGGAATTTTCTGCATTTCATAGAGATTATCATTTCATGGTAGTAACAACAATTTGCTTGTCGTTAAAAAAGAACCTTATTGCATATTTAATAAGGCCGCCCAAAAGGATAAACTTATTAACAGGTCATAATACAATACAATCTTATGTATTTAGTTCGTGATCAATTTTTTGAAAATTATTTCTTTTTTGAAAAAGTAAAATTTAGTTCTTTCATGGAGGTTTTAATTTGGCTACTAGAGTACCATTTTCATTTATATTGGTTATTGGTTTAATGTTATTTGCTCTATTTTTTGGGGCAGGAAATTTAATTTTTCCACCAATGCTTGGTCAATCAGCAGGAATGAATATCTGGTCGGCAAATGCAGGGTTTTTAATAACAGGAGTTGGCTTACCGTTACTTGGTGTGTTAGCACTTGGTTTTTCGGGGAAAGATGATTTACAGTCGTTAGCAAGTCGGGTCCATCCTGTATTCGGCATTGTATTCACAACCGTTCTTTATTTAGCCATTGGTCCTTTATTTGCTTTGCCTAGATCAGGAAACGTTTCTTTTGAAATCGGTGTAAAACCTTTTTTGTCCGACAATCCAGGCTCTGCACCTTTACTTATTTTTACCATCATCTTTTTTAGCATTACGTGCCTTTTTTCGATCAATCCCGCGAAAGTTGTCGGAATTGTCGGGAAAATATTAACACCAATCAAGATAACGTTCATTGGAATCTTAGTAGTGGTTGCTTTTAAACATCCAATCGGGGATTTTCAAGCACCTATTAAGAATTATTCAGTTCAACCATTTTTTAATGGGTTTAGAGAAGGGTATTTAACAATGGATACGCTTGCATCTTTTGTTTTTGGCATCATCATCATTAATGCCATTAAAGAAAAAGGTGCTAAAACAAAAAAACAAATTATGGTTGTTTGTGCAAAAGCAACTGGGATTGCTGCCTTTTTCCTGGCAACCATGTATTCAGCTCTTTCTTATATGGGTGCTTCAAGTGTAGAAAAACTTGGGCACCTGGAAAATGGAGGCACCATCTTGGCAAAAGTCTCGGATTATTATTTTGGAGCTTATGGCGGGATATTATTAGGATTAATGATTACAGTAGCTTGTTTAACAACAAGCGTAGGACTTGTTACATCTTGTTCTTCATTCTTCCATAAACTATTTCCAAAGGTACCTTACAAAACAATTGCTATTAGTTTATCTATTTTCAGTGCAATAGTTGCCAATATTGGGCTGACACAGTTAATCGCTGTTTCCATTCCTCTATTAACAGCTATTTATCCATTAGCCATTGTATTAATTTTCTTGACATTTTTTCATTCTTTATTTAAAGGGAAAGCTGAAGTGTATCAAGGAAGCTTACTTTTAACATTTATAATTAGTTTATTTGATGGATTAAATCGAGCTGGCATACACTTTTCTTCCATTAATAATTTTTTTAATGAAATTCTTCCTATGTACGATGTCGGACTGGGGTGGATCATTCCCGCAATTGTTGGAGGATTTATTGGATTTAGCAGCAGCATACTACGAGGGAAATTCGGTCTTAATCCCCCAACCAGTAGTTAAGTAAATATTAAAATAAGGTCAACCCAGTGATTCTTTACTGGTTGACCTTTTAAAATTGTATGTCGAAGCCAGGAACTCCCTAGTTCCGCGGATAATGAAAGACATCACCATAACAATCGTTTTAGTAATTAATCTACTAAAAAGGTTACTTAACGTACCTTTTTCAGTACAATCATATTCTATTTATTTTTGGCTTTAAGGGCCTTAATTACTTCTTTTGTTGTCTCAGCAATAAGGTCGTCGTTGTAATCGGCATCTTTTTTATCACGACTTGAAAGTACAGCAAGAACAATAGGATCTCCTTTTGATGGCCAAATGATCGAAATGTCATTTCGCGTACCATATGAGCCTGCTCCAGTCTTATCAGCCACTACCCAACCTTTCGGCACTCCAGCACGAATTAACGCATCTCCAGTAGTATTTCTCTTCATCCAATCTATTAAAAGTTCACGTTTCTCAGTTGGAAGTGCATCTCCCAATGTAAAAGCCTGAAGACTGGTAGCAAGTGCCCTTGGTGTACTCGTATCATGAGTTTCACCAGGATTGACTTCATTTAAGTCTGGCTCAAATCGCTCAGGGTTGGTAACATTATCCCCGATTTCCTCCAGTGCCTTTTTAAACCCAGTCGGTCCCCCCAGTTGTTTAAGGATAAGGTTTCCAGCAGTATTGTCACTGTATCGAAGAGAAGCATCAGAAAGCTCCTTAAGAGTCAGCCCCGTATCAACATGCTTTTCTGTAATCGGATTATAATTGACAAGATCTTCACGTGTATAGGTAATTCTTTGATTAAGATCTTCTATTGATTTCTGTTGTAAAAGTGCTCCTACAGCAAGAGCCTTATGAGTGGATGCATAAGCAAAACGCTCATCTGGATGATAGGCTACTGTTTGGTTTGTACCAGTGTCCAACGCAAAGACACCAAGTTTAGCATCAAATTTTTCTTCAAGCTTAGCAAAAGCATGATTATTGGCAGTTTCTTGTTTTTTAGGTTTAGTTAATTCAGCATTAACGCTATTGTTTGAACAACCTACAAGCGTTGCACATGAAAGAAATAGAACTGGCACAATTTTTCTGAATGCGGAAGTACTAAAAATGTTGCTCAATGATTTCATAAGATTCAACCTCTTTCTAAAATATATTTATTCTCCTGGGATAGCAGCCGGCTCTTTAACTCTTGCACCCTATCTTTTGTTCATGATGCAGACCTCCTGATTATTTGATTAGACTCTTATGTACGAGTTGAAAAAACCAAGGAGTCTTAACGGATTACATTTGTAGTCTTGTTACATCTGTAGTACAGTATTACATATGTAATCAAATAAAGTCAATTTTATTTTTTTAACCTCAAGCCACTATAAATATGCTATATACCTGTTTTTAAAATTTAAAAGTCGAGAGTAGGTATTGAATGATATGTTTTTAACTCATTTTATAATAGGTCTATTGGTGTCTTCATTTTCCGTTGCTGTCATTCTGCTTATACGAAAATGGTTTGGAAGACAATTAACAGCAAAATGGCACTATCATTTGTGGATGTTTCTTTTCATGGCTTTAGCACTTCCATTCATACCCACTGATTTATATAATTTTAGTACTCTCTTTAGCGGTGGGGATGCATATCAGACTAATGCACCCAGCTCTAATATGAAAATAACTGGAACTGATATGATACAAGGCCTGCACCTAATACAAGACTTTTCTGTATCGGTC
This window encodes:
- the bla gene encoding class A beta-lactamase; translated protein: MKSLSNIFSTSAFRKIVPVLFLSCATLVGCSNNSVNAELTKPKKQETANNHAFAKLEEKFDAKLGVFALDTGTNQTVAYHPDERFAYASTHKALAVGALLQQKSIEDLNQRITYTREDLVNYNPITEKHVDTGLTLKELSDASLRYSDNTAGNLILKQLGGPTGFKKALEEIGDNVTNPERFEPDLNEVNPGETHDTSTPRALATSLQAFTLGDALPTEKRELLIDWMKRNTTGDALIRAGVPKGWVVADKTGAGSYGTRNDISIIWPSKGDPIVLAVLSSRDKKDADYNDDLIAETTKEVIKALKAKNK
- the brnQ gene encoding branched-chain amino acid transport system II carrier protein, with translation MATRVPFSFILVIGLMLFALFFGAGNLIFPPMLGQSAGMNIWSANAGFLITGVGLPLLGVLALGFSGKDDLQSLASRVHPVFGIVFTTVLYLAIGPLFALPRSGNVSFEIGVKPFLSDNPGSAPLLIFTIIFFSITCLFSINPAKVVGIVGKILTPIKITFIGILVVVAFKHPIGDFQAPIKNYSVQPFFNGFREGYLTMDTLASFVFGIIIINAIKEKGAKTKKQIMVVCAKATGIAAFFLATMYSALSYMGASSVEKLGHLENGGTILAKVSDYYFGAYGGILLGLMITVACLTTSVGLVTSCSSFFHKLFPKVPYKTIAISLSIFSAIVANIGLTQLIAVSIPLLTAIYPLAIVLIFLTFFHSLFKGKAEVYQGSLLLTFIISLFDGLNRAGIHFSSINNFFNEILPMYDVGLGWIIPAIVGGFIGFSSSILRGKFGLNPPTSS